The Tardibacter chloracetimidivorans DNA window GCCCGGAACTTGCGCCCGTCGATGGTCATCGACTGCCGGGCGATGGTGAGCGTAATGTCTTCGCCCGACACGGTCGGCAGCGTCGGTCGCATCCCCGGCGAGATCGTCTGCGCCCAGGCCGGCAGCCAGGCTGACAATGCTGCGCCGCCGCCGGCGAGGGCCGCGCCGCGGAGGAACTGGCGGCGGTCGAGAGCAGAAATCATTCGGTTGTCTCAGCTTTAAGAAAGAGGGCGGACCTATTGGAAATACGCAGCGTGGCCTCATCCCCCTCAAACTTTCTTCAACATTTCTGCGAGGCGTGCGCGGGCGCGGTAGAGGCGAGTCTCGACTGCCTTCTGGCTGATGCCGAGAATCTCGGCGGTTTCGGCTTCCGATTTCTCGTCGATCGTCCGCAGGATGAGCGTGTCCTTGAGAGAGGCGGGCAGGGCGGCGATCGCCTTCATCGCCTCTGCCAGCTGCTGCTCGGCGCCGATTGCCTGGTCGGGTAGCGGCGCCTCATCGGCGACGTCATCCGCCTCGCCCAGCGGCAGGGCCATGGAGAAGAAGTTTCGGACCGCGCGCCGGCGCCGCCAGTCATGGCATTTGTTGATGACGATCCGGGACATCCAGACCTGGAAGGGTCGGGTTACGTCATAGCGGTTGAGTGCGGCAAAGGCCGCGACGAAGCTCGCCTGGGTGACATCTAAGGCCTCATCCATAGATCCGACATGGCTGCGCACGAGCCGGTGAACCCAACCTTGATGCCGCCGGACCAGTTCGCCATAAGCCGCTTGCCGCCCGCCAAGCGCCAAAGCCGCAAGCTCCCCGTCCGAGCAGTCGGGGAGGCTCGCGGTCATTTGGACTTGGCCGTCAGCGCTTTCACGACGGCGTCGTCGAACTTCTCGGTCTGATCGGGACGCAGCACGGCCCGCATTGCGAAGATGTGCTCGAGCGTTTCCTTCTGCAGGGCGCCCATGGCCTGGTGCGAGCGATCCACCGCCGCTGCGACTTGCGGGCCATAGCCATGCTCCGCTTCGATCGCCTCCGCGAGGCGCGCATTGTCGGCGCGCAGTTCGGCCTCCAGCGCTTGACGCCGTATGGCGTAGTTCTTCTCGATTGTCTCGAGCCGGCTGTGTTGCGCGGAATCCAGCTTCAGATCGCGATGGAGCAGCTCGTGCAGCTCATTTTCGACCGGGCGCACTGGAACCACATAGACGCGGCCGATGACAACGCCAGCGATCGCCGCGGCGAAGGTCAACAGGACGAGGAGCAGGAGCCGGCGGCGGTCGCGCATCATTGCGAGCTCAGTAGCGTCGAGGGCGCAAGCGCGAGCCGGGCATCGAAGGGCGATATCGGGTTCGGATCGGCAGACTGCGTCGGAACCGCCGAGCCGGCAATTCCGATGAACAGCGCGGTTGCGGCCGCGATGCCGAATGTCGTTGCGCCAAGGCGCGGTATGGCCTGGATGCGCGCTATTTCCGCCATGACCCGGCTTTCCAGACCGCCGAGCCTGGGATCGAGAGGCGCATCGCGCAACCGCGAGAGCAGGTGGTCAAGTTCATCCATGATGCTTCTCCGTCTTCATTCTTCAATACGCATCCTGGTCCAGGAACCCTTGCTGTAGATAAAAAATGTAATTGCGAGGGGTGGGGGCTCGGGCTGCGTATTGTCTCATGGGATCCACAGGAGAATGTTCCAATGCGTTTCTTTTCGCCTCTCGCAGCTATCGCCATCGTAGGCCTGAGTGTTTCGGCTCCGGCCTATGCCCATCCCAAGCTTGTATCCTCGGCTCCGGCCGCCAATGCCAGCGTCTCGGCGCCCTCGCGCATTACGCTTACGTTCAGCGAAGGTCTGATGCCCAGGCTGTCGGGTGCCGAGATCGTGATGACCGGTATGCCCGGCATGCCCAACCATCGCATGGCGGTGACCGGCTTCAAGACCTCTGTCGAGGGCGACAACAAGACGCTCGTGCTGACCTTGGCGCGCCCGCTGTCGGCCGGCACCTATCAGGTTGCCTGGCACGTCGTGTCGACCGACACGCATCGGATCCAGGGCAACCTTGCCTTCACAGTGAAGTAAGGCGATGAGCGAGATCGGGGTCATCGCGATCCGCTGGGCGCTTTACGTTGATCTCGGCCTGCTGTTCGGGCTGCCGCTGTTCGCGCTCTATGCGCTCGGCGGCGGCCGGACGGTCCGGTCGTATCTGCCTTTGGGGCCGATGATCGTCCTTCTCGTACTGCTGGGACTGTTGCTGTCGGTGCTGGGATTTCTTGTCCAGGCCTCGGCTATGACCGGCCTTCCGCTAACCCGGCCGGATCTTCAGTTGGTGAGTGATCTGCTCAACGACACCGCGCTGGGCACCGCGCTCAAGGTGCGTCTGGCGGCGCTGGTCATCCTATTGCCGTGCGCGGCGCTCTATGGCCGAAAGCCGCGCGTCTGCGTCATGACCTCGACACTCGCAGGCGCTATCGCGCTCGGGACACTGGCCTGGTCGGGCCATGGCGCGGCCGGAGAGGGCAGTGCCGGCTGGCAGCAGCTGGCGTCCGATCTCGTACACCTTCTTGCGGCCGGCGCGTGGGTCGGCGCGATCGCCGCTTTCCTTGCGCTCGTCATTCCCAACGTTGACACTGATGGCTTGGCGCGGGTGTTGCTGACCGAGCAAGCGCTTCGCGGCTTTTCGATGGTTGGGACGGTGATTGTCGGATTGCTTGTCGTCACCGGGACCGTCAACACTCTCTTTCTGGTGGGTTCCGAGCATATCGCGGGGCTGTGGCAATCGAGCTGGGGGCTGCTGCTCACCGCCAAACTTGTGCTGTTCGCCGGCATGTTGGGCTTGGCCGCACTCAACCGCTATCGCCTGACCCCCTCGCTTAG harbors:
- a CDS encoding periplasmic heavy metal sensor, translated to MRDRRRLLLLVLLTFAAAIAGVVIGRVYVVPVRPVENELHELLHRDLKLDSAQHSRLETIEKNYAIRRQALEAELRADNARLAEAIEAEHGYGPQVAAAVDRSHQAMGALQKETLEHIFAMRAVLRPDQTEKFDDAVVKALTAKSK
- a CDS encoding RNA polymerase sigma factor; translation: MTASLPDCSDGELAALALGGRQAAYGELVRRHQGWVHRLVRSHVGSMDEALDVTQASFVAAFAALNRYDVTRPFQVWMSRIVINKCHDWRRRRAVRNFFSMALPLGEADDVADEAPLPDQAIGAEQQLAEAMKAIAALPASLKDTLILRTIDEKSEAETAEILGISQKAVETRLYRARARLAEMLKKV
- the copD gene encoding copper homeostasis membrane protein CopD, encoding MSEIGVIAIRWALYVDLGLLFGLPLFALYALGGGRTVRSYLPLGPMIVLLVLLGLLLSVLGFLVQASAMTGLPLTRPDLQLVSDLLNDTALGTALKVRLAALVILLPCAALYGRKPRVCVMTSTLAGAIALGTLAWSGHGAAGEGSAGWQQLASDLVHLLAAGAWVGAIAAFLALVIPNVDTDGLARVLLTEQALRGFSMVGTVIVGLLVVTGTVNTLFLVGSEHIAGLWQSSWGLLLTAKLVLFAGMLGLAALNRYRLTPSLSLAIEQEDAPRAMTLLRGSLVVEGGLAIIILALVAWLGTLSPPMSM
- the copC gene encoding copper homeostasis periplasmic binding protein CopC: MRFFSPLAAIAIVGLSVSAPAYAHPKLVSSAPAANASVSAPSRITLTFSEGLMPRLSGAEIVMTGMPGMPNHRMAVTGFKTSVEGDNKTLVLTLARPLSAGTYQVAWHVVSTDTHRIQGNLAFTVK